A single window of Gossypium hirsutum isolate 1008001.06 chromosome A10, Gossypium_hirsutum_v2.1, whole genome shotgun sequence DNA harbors:
- the LOC107896680 gene encoding heat shock factor-binding protein: MNGDDSIDWKLENETMAAFVQTLLQQIQQRFQTMSDSIITKIDEMGCRIDELEQTINDLKAEMDADKPPSPSVPSLPKDDSKSPKEP, translated from the exons AATGGGGATGATTCTATAGATTGGAAACTTGAGAATGAAACAATGGCAGCTTTT GTCCAGACTCTACTTCAACAGATC CAACAAAGGTTCCAAACAATGTCTGACTCCATCATTACGAAGA TTGATGAGATGGGCTGCAGGATAGATGAGCTAGAACAAACCATCAATGATCTCAAAGCAGAGATGGATGCAGATAAGCCTCCTTCTCCTTCGGTTCCTTCCTTGCCGAAGGACGATTCCAAGTCGCCCAAAGAACCATAA
- the LOC107896679 gene encoding protein RALF-like 33, which translates to MGSSRFSVSFLAICAILAIHVAASASSPMLDFGGNHFLSIKSECSGSIAECLMLSGEYSSDFDAEFAMDSEINRRILAARRYISYGALRRNTVPCSRRGASYYNCRPGAQANPYSRGCSRITRCRR; encoded by the coding sequence ATGGGAAGCTCTAGATTCTCGGTCAGTTTCCTCGCGATTTGCGCAATCCTGGCCATCCACGTGGCGGCTTCCGCTTCGTCTCCCATGCTCGATTTCGGCGGCAACCATTTCCTCTCGATTAAATCGGAGTGCAGTGGATCCATCGCGGAATGCCTGATGCTAAGCGGGGAATATTCCTCGGACTTCGACGCCGAATTCGCCATGGACTCCGAGATCAACAGGCGCATTTTAGCGGCGAGGCGTTACATTAGCTACGGTGCGCTGAGGAGAAACACGGTGCCATGTTCGCGACGCGGTGCGTCGTATTATAACTGCCGGCCGGGAGCTCAAGCAAATCCTTACTCACGCGGGTGCAGTAGAATTACACGCTGTCGGcgttag